The Lacipirellula parvula genome window below encodes:
- a CDS encoding dockerin type I domain-containing protein: protein MRCSFSGQRGMRLALAVVALSFLPQLSQAQTYTWNGGNSAYGTAGNWSPSGPPTNGSNVFINSGTANYSSGNTNPRSVNVASTTGSSATLAMTGGEIFADQGNDGGVRIGEAGTGVVTVNNATLRTGDGSIFVGGQNGAGTGTLTLSGAAGQVQSTDDFVLGRTGTGTFNMQGGYATADYTVIGKFGTGTWNQSGGAFVQTSGDFEIGDGGNPSQANIAGPRTGTMNLTGGVLQSSGFIAISNRRGNGFVNVNGGVLAATGVVNNGAIIVGRGMEWDGSPGTGGVTEFRVRGGNNVIIANGDFEMNVNNVALSSTLVAQITGQAHTTIKVTGNAKIANGSFKVQLDGYAPVLGDSWTILSAGVTDLSAEKNEIDTRLAAMNLPNLLHAAPGAVGTLQGEFKSTDFSLAPLSSGLQWDVTYADNSVVLSVVAGGYAADFNHDGRVDGLDLTAWKSAYGQPSNGADANGDGVTNGADFLVWQREFGSGVAAAPAVGAVPEPASIALIGLAAMGFAAYGRARRA, encoded by the coding sequence ATGAGATGTTCGTTCTCGGGCCAGCGGGGCATGCGCCTCGCCTTGGCCGTCGTTGCGTTGTCGTTCCTTCCTCAGCTCTCGCAAGCACAGACCTATACCTGGAATGGCGGCAACAGCGCCTACGGCACTGCCGGGAATTGGTCGCCGAGCGGTCCGCCGACAAATGGCAGCAATGTCTTCATCAACTCTGGGACGGCGAACTATTCCAGCGGCAATACGAATCCTCGCTCGGTGAATGTCGCATCGACGACCGGTTCGTCGGCCACGCTCGCGATGACCGGCGGCGAAATCTTCGCTGACCAAGGCAACGACGGCGGCGTCCGCATCGGCGAAGCAGGTACGGGCGTCGTCACTGTGAACAACGCGACGCTCCGCACGGGCGACGGCAGCATCTTTGTCGGCGGCCAGAACGGCGCCGGCACGGGCACGCTGACCCTCAGCGGCGCTGCGGGGCAGGTGCAGTCGACCGACGACTTCGTCCTCGGCCGCACTGGCACCGGCACCTTCAACATGCAGGGCGGCTACGCCACGGCCGATTACACCGTCATCGGCAAGTTCGGTACGGGCACCTGGAACCAGTCGGGCGGCGCGTTCGTGCAAACGAGCGGCGACTTCGAAATCGGCGACGGCGGCAATCCCAGCCAAGCGAACATCGCCGGACCTCGCACCGGGACGATGAACCTCACCGGCGGCGTCCTGCAAAGCTCGGGCTTCATCGCCATTAGCAATCGTCGCGGCAACGGCTTCGTAAACGTCAACGGCGGCGTCTTGGCCGCAACCGGCGTCGTCAACAATGGCGCCATTATCGTCGGCCGCGGCATGGAGTGGGACGGCTCGCCCGGCACGGGCGGCGTCACCGAGTTCCGCGTGCGGGGCGGTAACAACGTCATCATCGCCAATGGCGATTTCGAAATGAACGTCAACAACGTCGCCCTATCGTCGACGTTGGTCGCGCAGATCACCGGCCAGGCGCACACCACCATCAAGGTGACCGGCAACGCCAAGATTGCCAACGGCTCGTTCAAGGTCCAACTCGACGGCTACGCTCCGGTACTTGGCGATAGCTGGACGATCCTCAGCGCGGGCGTCACCGACCTCAGCGCGGAGAAGAACGAGATCGATACTCGCCTAGCCGCGATGAACTTGCCCAACTTGCTGCACGCCGCCCCGGGCGCTGTGGGCACGCTGCAAGGCGAGTTCAAGAGCACCGACTTCTCGCTCGCGCCGCTCTCGAGCGGTCTGCAGTGGGACGTGACGTACGCCGACAATTCGGTCGTGCTGAGCGTCGTCGCCGGCGGTTACGCCGCTGACTTCAATCACGACGGCCGCGTCGATGGTCTCGACCTCACGGCGTGGAAGTCGGCCTACGGCCAACCGAGCAACGGCGCCGACGCCAACGGCGACGGCGTTACCAATGGCGCCGACTTCCTAGTGTGGCAGCGCGAGTTCGGTTCAGGCGTTGCAGCGGCTCCGGCTGTTGGCGCCGTGCCGGAACCGGCGTCGATCGCCCTGATCGGCCTCGCTGCCATGGGCTTCGCTGCTTACGGTCGCGCCCGCCGCGCGTAA
- a CDS encoding cob(I)yrinic acid a,c-diamide adenosyltransferase yields the protein MKIYTRTGDAGLTGLYGGGRVRKNDLRIAAYGAVDELNAQLGVCRSADLPTALDEPLARLQHEMFALGAELASPGDAAPGQLLLDDADIAAAEQAIDWFENHLQPLKTFVLPGGTSASAALHVARAVCRRAERDVCALAETASVRAAVIQYLNRVGDLLFVMARYANHAAGVPDVLWEKKS from the coding sequence ATGAAGATTTACACGCGGACGGGGGATGCTGGGCTCACCGGGTTGTACGGCGGCGGACGGGTGCGGAAGAACGACCTACGCATTGCCGCGTATGGCGCCGTCGACGAACTGAACGCTCAACTCGGCGTCTGCCGGTCGGCCGACCTGCCGACGGCGCTCGACGAGCCGCTCGCTAGGCTGCAGCACGAGATGTTCGCCCTGGGGGCGGAGCTGGCCAGCCCGGGCGATGCGGCGCCAGGGCAGTTGCTGCTCGACGACGCTGATATCGCCGCGGCGGAGCAGGCGATCGACTGGTTCGAGAATCACCTCCAGCCGCTCAAAACGTTTGTCCTACCGGGGGGAACCTCGGCCAGCGCCGCGCTGCACGTCGCCCGCGCCGTCTGCCGCCGCGCCGAGCGCGACGTTTGTGCGCTGGCCGAAACGGCTTCGGTTCGGGCGGCTGTCATTCAGTATCTCAACCGGGTGGGCGACCTGTTATTTGTGATGGCCCGCTACGCCAACCACGCCGCGGGCGTGCCCGACGTTCTGTGGGAAAAGAAGTCTTGA
- a CDS encoding sensor histidine kinase produces MPKTSYDDEIAALKQELLRSQKMASLGELVGTTTHEFNNVLMTVINYAKLGMRNKDEASRDKAFDRILAAAVRAEKITNAVLGMARNRSEEFAPTELEPLVDQSLLLLEREMQKYRVQVRKEFSAAPPVRAIGNQVQQVLINLMTNARQAMPNGGELVLRITHDAKAGFVDLTVRDNGSGIPREQLTKIFDKFYSTKSGPDATGKGGTGVGLSTCREIVDAHHGRLRVESTVGKGTAFTVRLPLWQEKSESAAAAPIAPLGVPNSLSSSTTSLGT; encoded by the coding sequence ATGCCGAAGACTTCTTACGACGACGAAATCGCCGCCCTCAAGCAAGAACTGCTTCGCTCGCAGAAGATGGCGTCGCTTGGTGAGCTCGTCGGCACGACGACGCACGAGTTCAACAACGTGTTGATGACCGTCATCAACTACGCCAAGCTCGGCATGCGTAATAAGGACGAGGCATCACGCGATAAGGCGTTCGATCGCATCCTCGCCGCGGCGGTGCGGGCAGAGAAGATCACCAACGCCGTGCTCGGCATGGCGCGGAATCGGAGCGAGGAGTTCGCTCCCACCGAACTTGAACCGCTCGTCGACCAGTCGCTCCTGCTGCTGGAGCGCGAGATGCAAAAGTATCGCGTGCAGGTTCGCAAGGAGTTCAGTGCGGCGCCGCCGGTACGAGCGATCGGCAACCAGGTGCAGCAGGTGCTCATCAACCTGATGACGAATGCCCGCCAGGCGATGCCGAACGGCGGCGAGCTTGTGCTGCGGATCACGCACGATGCAAAGGCCGGCTTCGTCGACCTCACGGTCCGCGACAATGGCAGCGGCATTCCGCGCGAGCAGCTGACGAAGATTTTTGACAAGTTTTACTCGACCAAATCGGGCCCCGACGCCACCGGCAAGGGTGGCACCGGCGTCGGACTTTCGACCTGCCGCGAGATCGTCGACGCCCATCACGGCCGACTGCGAGTTGAGAGCACCGTCGGCAAGGGAACGGCGTTCACGGTGCGGTTGCCGTTGTGGCAAGAAAAAAGCGAGTCGGCCGCCGCGGCGCCAATCGCGCCGCTGGGCGTACCGAACTCGCTTTCATCGTCGACGACTTCTTTGGGAACCTAA
- a CDS encoding DUF6960 family protein, with product MDLLKLKTDPKYGFYPWWPEDGDDWVHPEDVPTAHETIPSPRVFRRDGEHGPFVTLHYGQLQLRVKRTMWQEVPWEGYEVGDWVEVLSRGQKNTPRTGTIREMEWEPRARSMRYFIEEAGNPIPNAYTADDLRHVEPVLPVDDPATITPTIPVPAEDADARAQL from the coding sequence ATGGATCTCCTCAAACTCAAGACTGATCCGAAGTACGGCTTCTATCCTTGGTGGCCCGAGGATGGGGACGATTGGGTCCATCCCGAAGATGTGCCGACGGCGCACGAGACGATTCCCAGTCCACGGGTCTTTCGCCGCGACGGCGAGCATGGGCCGTTCGTCACGCTCCACTACGGGCAGTTGCAGCTGCGCGTGAAGCGGACGATGTGGCAAGAAGTGCCCTGGGAAGGGTACGAAGTCGGCGACTGGGTCGAAGTTCTTTCACGCGGCCAGAAGAACACGCCGCGGACCGGCACGATCCGTGAAATGGAGTGGGAGCCGCGCGCCCGATCGATGCGGTACTTCATCGAGGAAGCCGGCAATCCGATTCCAAACGCCTACACAGCGGATGACTTACGGCATGTCGAGCCGGTGCTGCCGGTCGACGATCCGGCGACAATCACGCCGACGATCCCTGTACCCGCTGAAGACGCGGACGCACGCGCCCAGCTGTAA
- the nadD gene encoding nicotinate-nucleotide adenylyltransferase, translated as MATTPTRIGIFGGSFDPVHRGHLLLAECCWRQAGLDRVVFIPTAQQPLKPRGPVASEADRLAMLRLAISGRPEFGVSTIEIDRGGVSYTVETLRALQQSHPGAELFFLMGADSLADFPTWREPATICELAAPLVVRRAGTPPPNFESLAPLASAERLAAIRAQEVEMPATPISSSAIRRLIAEQGAWQTLVPERVAEYIEERGLYRS; from the coding sequence ATGGCCACGACTCCCACGCGCATCGGCATTTTCGGCGGCAGCTTCGACCCGGTGCACCGCGGCCATCTGCTGCTTGCCGAGTGCTGCTGGCGGCAAGCGGGGCTCGATCGGGTGGTGTTCATTCCGACGGCTCAGCAGCCGCTGAAGCCGCGCGGGCCGGTGGCTAGCGAAGCCGATCGACTGGCCATGCTGCGGCTGGCGATTTCGGGGCGGCCGGAGTTCGGCGTCTCGACGATTGAGATCGACCGCGGCGGCGTGAGCTATACGGTCGAGACGCTGCGGGCGTTGCAGCAGTCGCACCCGGGCGCCGAGCTGTTCTTTCTGATGGGGGCCGATTCGCTCGCCGACTTCCCGACGTGGCGCGAGCCGGCGACGATCTGCGAGCTAGCGGCGCCGCTGGTGGTGCGGCGGGCAGGCACGCCGCCGCCGAACTTCGAGTCGCTAGCGCCGCTCGCCTCGGCGGAGCGCTTGGCGGCGATTCGCGCTCAAGAGGTCGAGATGCCGGCGACGCCGATCAGCAGTTCCGCGATTCGCCGGCTGATTGCCGAGCAGGGCGCGTGGCAGACGCTCGTGCCGGAGCGCGTTGCGGAGTATATCGAAGAGCGCGGGCTGTACCGTTCTTAA
- a CDS encoding P-II family nitrogen regulator has protein sequence MIKIEAIIRHFKLEDVKNALTSQGLGGMTITEVRGFGRQKGHTETYRGTEYAVDFVPKVKLEVVVSEAELKKVVDTIIRTAQTGQIGDGKIFVSDLRDTIRIRTGETGADAV, from the coding sequence ATGATCAAGATCGAAGCCATTATCCGGCATTTCAAGCTGGAAGACGTGAAGAACGCCCTCACTTCGCAGGGGCTCGGCGGCATGACGATCACCGAGGTCCGCGGCTTCGGCCGGCAGAAGGGCCATACTGAAACCTACCGCGGCACTGAGTACGCCGTCGATTTCGTGCCGAAGGTGAAGCTGGAAGTCGTCGTCTCGGAGGCCGAGTTGAAGAAGGTGGTCGACACGATCATCCGCACCGCTCAGACGGGGCAGATCGGCGATGGCAAGATCTTTGTCTCCGACCTGCGCGATACGATTCGCATCCGCACGGGCGAGACGGGCGCTGACGCGGTTTAG
- the glnD gene encoding [protein-PII] uridylyltransferase produces the protein MSSVPPSGNAANMADAIAAAREEIVAGRARIREMHDRGLDGQQVCNRLTTLVDGVVGKLFDAAAAAEGDAAKARTKLALVALGGYGRRQSAPFSDVDLMLLHGSADATELSALVRRFTNAIFDAGLQLGSSLRSAEEAIQLARTDGVICSSLIDNRLIAGSQPLHQHFRELFNRMVQKRSKAVCKSFCDARAEERNQYGESLYLLEPHVKRSRGGLRDIHLLRWIGFAELGESDPERLFMQGAMSKLDHHRLQSAQAFLLRLRNEMQFHANSAKDLLDRAEQLRIAALMGYRGGEGLLPVEQFMRDYFRHTNHVWQMARRREATTFSGVTMTTRMLEPVLGRKVEGDYRIGVREVSATRSGMAKLQGNLGEVLRLVDMSISEGKPLDHSTYSALLLAAPECGEEVGPAVAERFLYLLGTPSLAAPSLRLLHELGYLEKVIPAMKHARCLLQFNQYHKFTVDEHSLHAIEQVTSFAKREDSLGEAYRHVADRKRLHLALLLHDLGKGFEEEHSEVGRRIAEEVGPRLFLHPSATRDVSFLVHQHLNMTDLALRRDIGDRELIRRFAALVETPDRLRMLFVLSCADLAAVGPDVLTQWKVDVLGDLFHKTLATLEGQPSPHSRALDERRREMASVLSPAEQGDAWFQRQIEAFPAAFLATHSGRDIGEALRRFRKLPEQGADAWGHYNRDNATVEFIAGVDRGRGRGAFSSMAGALSSNGLQILAADMQVMADDLLLLRFVVTDPDSSGEPPPSRLATVSKDMIKSVDAKEPPRFRKIWGQDSAEASLRLTGLPNNVRIDNTASATATVVEVYTFDRVGLLYSLARRLHDLELTIWHSKIATNIDQVVDVFYVTNRGGGKIEDAERLEHIRREMLQVIEQR, from the coding sequence GTGAGTTCCGTTCCTCCTTCTGGCAATGCAGCGAACATGGCCGACGCCATCGCCGCCGCTCGTGAGGAGATCGTTGCCGGCAGGGCGCGGATTCGCGAAATGCACGACCGCGGCCTCGACGGCCAGCAGGTTTGCAACCGGCTGACGACGCTCGTCGACGGCGTCGTCGGCAAGCTATTCGACGCCGCCGCGGCGGCCGAAGGGGACGCCGCCAAGGCCCGCACGAAGCTTGCCTTGGTCGCTCTCGGCGGGTACGGTCGTCGCCAATCAGCGCCATTCTCCGACGTCGATCTCATGCTCCTGCACGGCAGCGCCGACGCGACGGAACTCTCTGCACTGGTGCGGCGGTTCACCAATGCCATCTTCGACGCTGGCCTGCAGCTCGGCAGTAGCCTCCGCTCAGCCGAGGAGGCGATCCAGCTTGCCCGGACCGACGGCGTCATCTGCTCGTCGCTCATCGACAATCGACTTATCGCCGGCAGTCAACCGTTGCATCAGCACTTTCGCGAGCTGTTCAACCGCATGGTGCAGAAGCGGTCGAAGGCCGTTTGCAAGTCATTCTGCGACGCTCGAGCCGAGGAACGGAACCAATACGGCGAGAGCCTTTACCTGCTCGAACCGCATGTGAAGCGTTCTCGCGGCGGGCTGCGCGACATCCATTTACTGCGGTGGATTGGCTTCGCGGAGCTGGGCGAATCCGACCCCGAGCGGCTGTTTATGCAGGGGGCGATGTCGAAGCTCGACCACCACCGCCTGCAGTCGGCCCAGGCGTTTCTGCTGCGGCTGCGGAACGAAATGCAGTTCCACGCGAACTCGGCGAAGGATCTGCTTGATCGGGCGGAACAGCTGCGAATCGCCGCCCTGATGGGCTACCGCGGCGGCGAGGGACTGCTGCCGGTCGAACAGTTCATGCGCGACTACTTTCGCCACACGAACCATGTCTGGCAAATGGCCCGCCGTCGCGAGGCGACGACGTTTAGCGGCGTCACGATGACGACCCGCATGCTCGAGCCAGTGCTAGGCCGGAAGGTCGAGGGCGACTACCGCATCGGCGTGCGAGAGGTGTCGGCCACCCGAAGCGGTATGGCCAAGCTGCAGGGAAACCTCGGCGAAGTGCTGCGGCTGGTCGACATGTCGATCAGCGAAGGGAAACCGCTCGATCACTCGACCTATTCGGCGCTGCTGTTGGCGGCCCCTGAATGCGGCGAAGAGGTCGGGCCCGCGGTCGCCGAGCGATTTCTCTATCTGCTGGGCACGCCGTCGCTGGCGGCGCCGTCGCTACGCTTGCTGCACGAGCTGGGATACCTCGAGAAGGTAATCCCAGCGATGAAGCACGCCCGCTGCCTGCTGCAGTTCAACCAGTACCACAAGTTCACGGTCGACGAGCATAGCCTGCACGCGATCGAACAAGTGACCAGCTTCGCGAAGCGGGAAGATTCGCTCGGCGAGGCGTATCGCCACGTGGCCGATCGGAAGCGGCTCCATCTGGCGCTCTTGCTGCATGATCTCGGCAAGGGTTTTGAGGAAGAGCATAGCGAGGTTGGCCGCCGGATTGCTGAGGAGGTTGGCCCGCGGCTGTTCCTCCATCCCTCGGCGACGCGGGACGTCAGCTTCTTGGTCCACCAGCACCTGAACATGACCGATCTCGCGTTGCGGCGGGACATTGGCGATCGCGAGCTCATCCGGCGGTTTGCGGCGCTGGTCGAAACGCCCGACCGGCTGCGGATGTTGTTCGTGCTGAGCTGCGCCGACCTCGCGGCCGTTGGCCCGGACGTCCTGACGCAGTGGAAGGTCGACGTGCTGGGCGACTTGTTCCACAAGACGCTGGCCACGCTCGAAGGGCAGCCGTCGCCGCACTCGCGGGCGCTCGACGAACGCCGGCGCGAGATGGCGTCAGTATTGTCGCCGGCAGAGCAGGGGGATGCCTGGTTCCAGCGTCAGATTGAGGCGTTCCCCGCGGCATTCCTGGCGACCCACTCTGGGCGCGACATCGGCGAAGCCTTACGGCGGTTCCGCAAGCTGCCCGAACAGGGCGCCGACGCGTGGGGCCACTACAACCGCGATAACGCCACGGTCGAGTTCATCGCCGGCGTCGATCGAGGCCGCGGTCGCGGGGCGTTCTCCAGCATGGCGGGCGCCCTGTCGAGCAATGGATTGCAGATTTTGGCCGCTGACATGCAGGTGATGGCCGACGACCTGTTGCTGCTGCGGTTCGTGGTGACCGACCCCGACTCCAGCGGCGAACCGCCGCCGTCGCGGCTCGCTACGGTGTCGAAGGACATGATCAAGTCGGTCGACGCGAAAGAGCCGCCGCGGTTCCGCAAGATTTGGGGGCAGGACAGCGCCGAGGCGTCGCTCCGCCTCACCGGCCTGCCGAACAACGTGCGGATCGACAACACGGCGTCGGCGACGGCGACGGTCGTCGAGGTATACACATTCGACCGCGTGGGGCTGCTGTATAGCCTCGCCCGCCGGCTCCACGATCTGGAGCTAACGATCTGGCACTCGAAGATCGCCACGAACATCGACCAGGTGGTCGACGTCTTCTACGTGACGAATCGCGGCGGCGGGAAGATCGAGGACGCCGAGCGGCTCGAGCATATTCGCCGCGAGATGCTGCAGGTCATCGAGCAGCGGTAG